A region from the Hominilimicola fabiformis genome encodes:
- a CDS encoding pentapeptide repeat-containing protein produces GNYNSRENNCGDYNCGDSNSGNYNSGHCNSGHHNTGDYNSGHYNSGNHNSGYCNTNTPKVRMFNHVTDFDFDDKTITRFENILFNCPQSYKYSDFISISDMSEDEIIRHPECETIGGYIKTIIVEADKQKWWDEDVSDDDKEFIKSLPYFDAEIFYECVGIRIK; encoded by the coding sequence TGGAAATTATAATAGTAGAGAGAATAATTGTGGAGATTATAATTGCGGAGATTCTAACAGCGGAAATTATAACAGCGGGCATTGTAATAGTGGACATCATAATACCGGAGATTATAATAGTGGACATTATAATAGCGGAAATCATAACAGTGGATATTGTAATACCAATACTCCTAAAGTTAGAATGTTTAATCATGTAACGGATTTTGATTTTGATGATAAAACTATAACAAGATTTGAAAATATTTTATTTAATTGCCCACAATCATATAAATATTCGGATTTTATTTCCATAAGCGATATGAGTGAAGATGAAATTATTAGACATCCTGAATGTGAAACTATTGGCGGATATATCAAAACAATAATAGTTGAAGCTGACAAGCAAAAATGGTGGGATGAAGATGTTAGCGATGATGATAAAGAATTTATTAAGTCGTTGCCATATTTTGATGCAGAAATATTTTATGAATGTGTTGGTATAAGAATTAAATAA